A region from the Muribaculum gordoncarteri genome encodes:
- a CDS encoding TraX family protein produces METTAKISVPLSLRLSGSALKIIAILSMVADHCAYFLMEPDTPMYDCLRCIGRIAFPVFAFLVAEGFAHSRDRMRYFLILLLAGAVSELPWYLLNGADGTHNVMFTLSLGVVALAIFDRMCEHGPLSFIGISGIAVLAWWLGTDYDWRGVLMIAVFYILRHQTMRPWLERSSTNFPSQAILQIIFTFPLMAHYGIAGALLASAIIFLYDGTRGFIRSKSAKYSLYAIYPVHLMLIWLCG; encoded by the coding sequence ATGGAAACTACCGCCAAAATATCCGTTCCCCTCTCGCTCCGCTTATCCGGAAGTGCGTTGAAGATTATCGCCATTCTCTCGATGGTGGCCGACCATTGCGCCTACTTCCTTATGGAGCCTGACACTCCGATGTACGACTGTCTGCGATGTATCGGCAGGATAGCGTTCCCTGTGTTCGCTTTCCTTGTTGCCGAGGGGTTCGCACATAGCCGCGACCGTATGAGATATTTTCTGATACTGTTGCTTGCCGGTGCAGTCAGTGAATTGCCGTGGTATCTGCTCAACGGAGCGGACGGCACGCATAATGTCATGTTCACTCTCTCCCTCGGAGTTGTGGCACTCGCCATATTCGACCGTATGTGTGAACATGGGCCGCTGTCGTTCATCGGTATTTCAGGTATCGCTGTTCTGGCATGGTGGCTCGGAACGGATTATGACTGGCGCGGAGTTCTGATGATAGCGGTGTTCTACATTCTCCGGCACCAGACTATGCGTCCGTGGCTGGAGCGTTCATCGACAAATTTTCCCTCTCAGGCTATTCTTCAGATTATATTCACGTTTCCTTTGATGGCTCACTACGGCATAGCCGGTGCGTTGCTCGCCTCCGCAATAATCTTCCTGTATGACGGCACCCGTGGCTTCATACGAAGCAAATCGGCCAAATACAGCTTATATGCCATATACCCCGTACATCTGATGTTGATTTGGTTATGTGGTTGA